The genomic window TTTCATGTCTAAGCTTTATCCTTATTAttgtaatttttaaatgcgctatactttttattaatatagCTATAACAAGAATCCTATTAAAAACGTCGCATGATTCACAAGGTGTTCGAAAGTAATATACACACATCAGGATAAACGACAagatacaaaaaaataacaaaacaTATAAGACCATGGAGAAATATCTAAAAATTACAACTTCCGTATTATTAATTTCGACATAATTTCCTGAAAGCAAAAAGGAGGTAAAcctattttttataaaacataaaatataaaacataaaacataaaatataaaacataaaacataaaacataaaacataaaacataaaatataaaatataaaatataaaacataaaacataaaatataaaatataaaacgttatatattatatatatatatatatatatatatgtttgtgTTTGTTATGATACCATTACTAATCTCCTCCTCTATATCTATATTCATCTTACTAATTTCTGGGGACTTATCACCTATTcagttttatttttatttattatgtttttttttttttttttttgatgaACACTATATTAACCtacaaaattaaaaagttCAACATAAAAATTGAAGCACACACACAAAAGaaatacaatataaaagataatatatatatatatatatatatgtatttttttttttccttgAACATACACGATCTTTCAATTATTACacttgaaaaaaaaaaaNNNNNNNNNNNNNNNNNNNNNNNNNNNNNNNNNNNNNNNNNNNNNNNNNNNNNNNNNNNNNNNNNNNNNNNNNNNNNNNNNNNNNNNNNNNNNNNNNNNNaaaaaaaaaaaaaaaaaaatgttttgTAACAAGTTTTATAtctatttcttttaatcatttctataaattataaacaCTGACTctttttatgaaaattCGATAGAATGGAAAAAGAATGTTATATACATctgaattatataaaacataaaaaatatatatacataatattatatatatatatatgtatgtatgtatttatgtatatcCCTTTTTAgatcctttttttttttttttttttttttttttttttttttttttttttcttttaacttttaagaaaattatgaatttttttttaatttccTTCGtatgcacatatataatattattactatattGTTTCACTTAACAAAACGGGAGgtacataaaaattaaatgaaaaatatatgacatgtgtattttatatattaatacatatttatatcttcaaggaattatatatatatatatatatatatatatatatttattactaTGTAAACACACATGCAATATATGTTTAAGCcaaaaatgtataaaataaataatatatatatatatatatacacaatAGCACgtgtaatattattattattttatttatttatttattttttttttcgttatttaaacaatatgctttttatatataataatatattctacattttatttttttatttaatgttCTTTTAGTTATgcaaaaaataaaaaggacatattctattttttatatataataatatattctacattttatttttttatttaacGTTCTTTTAGTtatggaaaaaataaaaaggacATATTCTATTTTCGTTTCATagtattttttatgttatatttttaatcaACTCCACTTCCCTCAAAAAACAAgcaaacaaataaataaataaataaataaataaataaataaataaacaaataaataaataaataaacaaacaaataaacaaataaacaaataaacaaataaacaaataaacaaataaattattaaagaaatatttgAGCCATTCCTATCAAGTGcaacaacaacaaaaaaaaaaaaaaaaaaaaaaacacgTTCCAGCATACTAATATACTgattttaaatataaaacagTTTACCTACCTTTTATGTATTCATACCATGTGTGAACTGTTTTAtgtatatctttattttttaatttttatagaATGCTTAAATATTTGGTAACACCActtttaatatgtatactcacaattaaaattttatgttttataaatttaaaaagacTTCGATTGAATATCATAAAAACAGAAACAATTCTGAATATGAATGAGGTTGGTGAAATATATTCTAGGCCCGAAAATTTGAAATATgaaagtaaaaaataaataaatataaataaatataaataaatataaatataaataaatatacatatatatatatatatatatatatatatatatatatataaacacataaaaatataaattttttatttttcatatatgtattcacataatatatatatattttttttattttttttattttttttattttttttattttttttttatttttttttttttttttttttgtgaaTCGCTGAAAGAATTCGGAAGACCTCAAAATGATTTAATCTTAAATGTTATAGAAAACAAAAACgaagaaaagaaatttaAGAAGATTCCCTTGTGGATTATGAGACAAGCTGGGAGATATTTACCAGAATATGTTGAGATTcgtaaaaaatatgatttttttgaaatatgTAAAAGCGCAGATTTATCATCCTATGTATCTATTATGCCATATAATAGATTCAAGACAGATATGATAGTAATATTTTCAGACATcttaataatttttgtaGCCATGGGGatagatataaaatttGTAGAGAACTTAGGTCCTGTTTTTAATTTggaaatttataatataaatgattttAATAAGCTAAATTTGAATATGAAAGAAATTATagataatttatattatgtatatgattctataaatttaacgaagaaaaaaataaataatgacGTTCCTATATTAGGTTTTTGTGGCTCCCcatttacattatttatgtatttaacaaaaaataataaaaaaacatatgAAGATAgttttaaatttatttatgaaaaaCCAAACGATGCCCatgaaattataaataaattgaGTGACATATGCCTCaatcatttaataaatcaaatTGATAGTGGAGCAAACATTATTCAAATTTTTGATAGTAATGCTGAATTAgtagataaaaatatttttaaccAATTTAGTATTAAATATCTTAAGAAAGTTATAcaaatcataaaaaaatatagaccaaacatatatattatattatttataaaaaataatttccATGATGATATCAAGAATCTAAAAATAGATGTATTATCTATAACACATAAACAATTAATAGATAACACAGACCAATTctattttaatttatttcaaAACAATATTATTCTACAAGGAGCACTAGATCCATATATActattattaaatgatcatcaattaatacaaaaacatattatacaaatggtgaaaaatataactcataaaaataaatatatagcAAATCTAGGACATGGAATACTTCCTACCACAAATATCAAAAACGTAAACCTTTTTATTGATACCATACGTAACCATGAATGGTCATAAATATTGCAAAGCGGGGAAACCGtcaaaaggaaaatatatatatatatatatatatatataaatataaatattttatttttatttttatttttaaaagaatgTTATAGGGTTATCAACATATTGACATTTATATTCAACAATTATAAATCATAAACATTATGCacacaaaaatataaaataaaaaaaaataaataaataataataatatatatcatatttttatatgtacataactttaaaaaaaaaaaaaaaaattttaaataaaaacattaatTTAACAACTTTTGTTAAAACTTTTTCTTCTTTGTCAATCTTGGTACCTAcaaaaaaaggaataaaaaaaaaaaaaaaaaaaaaaattataaaaaaagcatattttatatcttatactattttaatatttataatttcttatttttaattttatgtaCCCATAATATGGCCCTGTATCTCGATG from Plasmodium reichenowi strain SY57 chromosome 6, whole genome shotgun sequence includes these protein-coding regions:
- a CDS encoding uroporphyrinogen III decarboxylase, putative, which encodes MLKYLVTPLLICILTIKILCFINLKRLRLNIIKTETILNMNEVGEIYSRPENLKYEKFGRPQNDLILNVIENKNEEKKFKKIPLWIMRQAGRYLPEYVEIRKKYDFFEICKSADLSSYVSIMPYNRFKTDMIVIFSDILIIFVAMGIDIKFVENLGPVFNLEIYNINDFNKLNLNMKEIIDNLYYVYDSINLTKKKINNDVPILGFCGSPFTLFMYLTKNNKKTYEDSFKFIYEKPNDAHEIINKLSDICLNHLINQIDSGANIIQIFDSNAELVDKNIFNQFSIKYLKKVIQIIKKYRPNIYIILFIKNNFHDDIKNLKIDVLSITHKQLIDNTDQFYFNLFQNNIILQGALDPYILLLNDHQLIQKHIIQMVKNITHKNKYIANLGHGILPTTNIKNVNLFIDTIRNHEWS